In Geobacter anodireducens, a genomic segment contains:
- a CDS encoding glycogen synthase, producing MKILMVASEVAPFARTGGLAEVTAALPAALRRMGHDVRVIMPFHRCAAQTEPGVRKARKSTEVTLNGETHKGLLRQAAMGNVPVYLVENREFFSRDYLYGTPEGDYPDNPRRFAFFCRSVLQFLKRMDFRPDVIHCHDWQTALIPIILRLEAADDPFFARTATVFTIHNLAYQGLFPAPAIAETGLSPALFTTEWLEYYGQLNLLKGAILTADLITTVSETYCREIMTPAQGCGLEGVLARRGNDLFGIVNGIDTDEWNPAADKRIFRNYSARALAGKAADKLELQRELGMPAAPSVPLIGMVSRLAEQKGIDLVLELLPRLAESELQLVLLGTGNACYLERLDAFRRKGAANISINLGFNDPLAPKIYAGSDLFLMPSRFEPCGLSQLIAMRYGTVPVVRHTGGLRDTVIDVTRHPREGTGFTFEDFSADACWEALERALACYRDRESWRRIMRRGMHRDVSWHTAAGRYETLYRMAVDTRRG from the coding sequence ATGAAAATCCTCATGGTTGCATCCGAGGTGGCCCCCTTTGCCCGGACCGGCGGACTGGCCGAGGTGACTGCAGCCCTGCCCGCGGCCTTGCGCCGGATGGGACACGACGTGCGGGTCATCATGCCCTTCCACCGGTGCGCAGCCCAGACGGAGCCCGGGGTGCGCAAGGCGCGTAAAAGCACCGAAGTCACCCTCAACGGCGAAACGCACAAGGGATTACTGCGCCAGGCCGCCATGGGAAATGTGCCGGTCTATCTGGTGGAGAACCGGGAATTCTTTTCCCGCGACTATCTCTACGGCACACCCGAAGGAGACTATCCGGACAACCCGCGCCGGTTCGCTTTTTTCTGCCGCAGCGTCCTGCAGTTTCTCAAGCGGATGGACTTTCGCCCCGACGTGATCCACTGCCACGACTGGCAAACCGCCCTGATCCCCATCATTCTGCGCCTCGAAGCGGCAGACGACCCGTTTTTCGCCCGCACGGCAACGGTTTTCACCATTCACAATCTAGCCTACCAGGGATTGTTTCCCGCCCCGGCCATCGCCGAAACGGGCCTGTCACCCGCCCTGTTCACCACCGAGTGGCTCGAATACTACGGCCAGCTCAATCTCCTGAAGGGAGCCATCCTCACGGCGGATCTCATCACCACCGTGTCCGAAACCTATTGCCGGGAGATCATGACCCCCGCGCAGGGGTGCGGCCTGGAGGGGGTGCTGGCCCGGCGCGGTAACGACCTGTTCGGTATCGTGAACGGCATCGACACCGACGAATGGAATCCGGCCGCCGATAAGCGCATTTTCCGCAACTACTCGGCCCGGGCCCTGGCCGGAAAGGCCGCGGACAAACTTGAACTCCAGCGGGAATTGGGCATGCCGGCAGCGCCGTCGGTGCCGCTCATCGGCATGGTCAGCCGGCTCGCGGAGCAGAAGGGGATCGACCTGGTGCTGGAGCTGCTGCCCCGCCTGGCCGAGAGCGAACTTCAACTCGTGCTCCTCGGCACCGGCAATGCCTGCTACCTGGAACGCCTGGACGCCTTCCGCCGGAAAGGCGCGGCCAACATCTCCATCAACCTGGGATTCAATGATCCACTGGCACCGAAGATCTATGCGGGCAGCGACCTGTTCCTCATGCCGTCGCGTTTCGAACCGTGCGGCCTGAGCCAGCTCATTGCCATGCGCTACGGCACGGTTCCGGTTGTCCGGCACACGGGGGGACTCCGGGATACGGTCATCGACGTCACGCGCCATCCCCGCGAGGGGACCGGCTTCACCTTCGAGGATTTTTCAGCCGATGCCTGCTGGGAAGCCCTCGAACGGGCCCTGGCCTGCTACCGGGACCGGGAGTCATGGCGCAGGATCATGCGCAGGGGCATGCACAGAGATGTTTCGTGGCATACTGCGGCAGGCCGCTATGAGACGCTGTACCGAATGGCGGTGGACACAAGACGGGGGTAG
- a CDS encoding 4Fe-4S ferredoxin: MIRKIVEIDQEKCNGCGICVPACAEGAIRIENGKAVLAADNLCDGLGACLGECPLDAIRIIERDADEFDEAAVEAHLGQAGHESRHAGHQPVPLAVSGHGGCPGSRAMVIDRPAAESGRDVPRQESRLRQWPVQLHLVPTSAPYFRNADLLIAADCVPFAYADFHREFLDGRAVVVGCPKLDDNRFYTEKLTELIRANDLTSITVVRMEVPCCGGIVMAVRQALAASGKDIPLREVTVGINGELKEV, from the coding sequence ATGATCAGAAAGATCGTGGAGATTGACCAGGAAAAGTGCAACGGCTGCGGTATCTGCGTTCCGGCCTGTGCCGAGGGCGCCATCAGGATAGAAAACGGCAAGGCGGTGCTGGCTGCCGATAATCTGTGTGACGGCCTCGGCGCTTGCCTGGGCGAGTGTCCCCTGGATGCCATCCGGATCATCGAGCGGGACGCGGACGAGTTCGACGAGGCGGCGGTGGAGGCGCACCTCGGCCAGGCAGGGCATGAATCCCGTCACGCCGGTCACCAGCCCGTTCCCCTGGCCGTTTCCGGTCACGGCGGCTGTCCCGGATCACGGGCCATGGTCATTGACCGCCCGGCAGCGGAGAGCGGCCGGGATGTCCCGCGCCAGGAAAGCCGGCTCCGCCAGTGGCCCGTCCAACTGCACCTGGTGCCGACCTCCGCGCCGTACTTCCGGAACGCGGACCTGCTCATCGCCGCCGACTGCGTTCCCTTTGCCTATGCCGACTTCCACCGGGAATTCCTGGACGGCCGCGCCGTGGTGGTGGGCTGCCCCAAGCTGGATGACAATCGCTTCTATACAGAGAAGCTTACTGAACTGATCCGCGCCAATGACCTCACGAGCATCACCGTGGTCCGTATGGAAGTGCCCTGTTGCGGGGGTATCGTCATGGCGGTCCGCCAGGCCCTGGCCGCATCGGGCAAGGATATTCCCCTGCGCGAGGTGACCGTGGGCATCAATGGTGAGTTGAAGGAGGTGTAG
- a CDS encoding thioredoxin peroxidase gives MCMCTLVTKEAPDFTADAVMPDNTFGTVKLSSYRGKYVVLFFYPLDFTFVCPSEILAFNKKLDQFKAKNCEVIGVSVDSKFTHMAWKNTPVENGGIGDIQYPLVADLKKEIATQYGVLFEAAGVALRGLFLIDTKGVVRHAVINDLPLGRSVDEALRMVDALQFVETHGDQVCPANWKEGDEAMKPTASGVAEYLAKHAAE, from the coding sequence ATGTGCATGTGTACGCTTGTTACCAAGGAGGCCCCCGACTTCACCGCCGATGCGGTTATGCCCGACAACACCTTCGGTACTGTCAAGCTGTCGAGCTACCGCGGAAAATATGTGGTTCTCTTTTTCTATCCCCTTGATTTCACCTTTGTCTGCCCGTCCGAGATCCTTGCCTTCAATAAGAAGCTGGATCAGTTCAAGGCCAAGAACTGCGAGGTGATCGGGGTTTCCGTCGATTCCAAGTTCACCCACATGGCGTGGAAGAACACGCCGGTAGAGAACGGCGGTATCGGCGACATCCAGTATCCGCTGGTGGCCGACCTCAAGAAGGAGATCGCCACCCAGTACGGCGTTCTCTTCGAGGCGGCCGGGGTTGCCCTGCGCGGCCTGTTCCTCATCGACACCAAGGGAGTTGTCCGTCACGCCGTGATCAACGACCTGCCCCTCGGCCGCAGCGTTGACGAGGCCCTCCGCATGGTCGATGCGCTCCAGTTCGTGGAAACCCACGGTGACCAGGTCTGTCCGGCCAACTGGAAGGAAGGGGACGAGGCCATGAAGCCGACCGCCTCCGGCGTGGCCGA
- a CDS encoding two-component system response regulator, translated as MARLLVVDDESSIRLLYSQELAEGGHEVVTAATTAEAVDKIREHEFDLIVLDIKLKNESGLDLLQKVVKERHNLPVVLCTAFSFFKDDFSAWLADGYVVKSSDLTELKEEVKRVLAKRKPGKE; from the coding sequence ATGGCACGACTGTTGGTGGTTGACGACGAAAGCAGCATCCGGCTGCTCTATTCCCAGGAGCTGGCCGAAGGGGGGCATGAAGTGGTGACCGCCGCCACGACAGCCGAAGCGGTGGACAAGATCAGGGAACACGAGTTCGACCTGATCGTGCTGGACATCAAGCTGAAGAACGAGAGCGGGCTCGACCTGCTCCAGAAGGTGGTCAAGGAGCGGCACAACCTGCCGGTGGTCCTCTGCACCGCGTTCTCTTTCTTCAAGGACGATTTCTCCGCCTGGCTCGCCGACGGCTATGTGGTCAAATCCAGCGACCTGACCGAGCTGAAGGAAGAGGTCAAGCGGGTCCTGGCCAAGAGGAAGCCGGGCAAGGAATAA
- a CDS encoding galactose-1-phosphate uridylyltransferase, with amino-acid sequence MSELRWDPLKQHWVIIATERGRRPRDFMVEHKATDAACCPFCYGLEEKTPPEIYAVRDTGAANSPGWMVRVIPNKYPALRIEGDLNSRGFGPYDVLNGIGAHEIIIETPDHDRDMAELSPAEITEVLRAWRARFLDLRRDTRFRYMVLFKNHGTKAGATLSHSHSQLIAVPLIPPVAATELRVCKDYFSAKERCLICDLIDFELKSGERIVREFANYVIMTPYAACFPFEVRLYPKRHAFDFALLPDAELTELAVALKDMLTRLRSILRDPPYNFILHTAPPRHPRLGKPGYWSSIEYDYHWHIELVPRLTQIAGFEWGTGFHINPTSPEDAATFLREAGS; translated from the coding sequence ATGTCCGAACTGAGATGGGACCCCCTGAAGCAGCACTGGGTAATCATAGCCACCGAACGGGGACGCCGGCCCCGGGACTTCATGGTGGAGCACAAAGCCACGGATGCAGCCTGCTGCCCCTTCTGCTACGGGCTGGAAGAGAAGACTCCGCCGGAGATATACGCTGTGCGCGACACGGGCGCTGCCAACTCCCCCGGCTGGATGGTGCGGGTAATCCCCAACAAATACCCTGCCCTGCGCATCGAGGGCGACCTCAACAGCCGGGGATTCGGCCCCTATGACGTCCTGAACGGCATCGGCGCCCATGAGATAATCATCGAAACCCCCGATCACGACCGAGACATGGCCGAGCTTTCGCCGGCAGAGATCACTGAGGTCCTCAGGGCATGGCGAGCCCGGTTTCTGGATCTGCGCCGCGACACCCGCTTCCGCTACATGGTCCTCTTCAAAAACCACGGCACCAAGGCCGGCGCCACCCTGTCCCACTCCCACAGCCAGCTCATCGCCGTCCCCCTCATCCCTCCGGTGGCGGCAACCGAACTGCGCGTCTGCAAAGACTACTTCTCCGCCAAGGAGCGTTGTCTCATCTGCGACTTGATCGACTTCGAACTGAAGAGCGGCGAGCGCATCGTCCGGGAGTTCGCCAACTACGTCATCATGACCCCTTATGCGGCCTGCTTCCCCTTCGAAGTGCGGCTCTATCCCAAGCGCCACGCCTTTGATTTCGCCCTGCTGCCCGACGCGGAACTGACGGAACTGGCCGTGGCGCTCAAGGATATGCTCACCCGCCTGCGGAGCATCCTGCGCGATCCGCCCTACAATTTCATCCTCCACACGGCCCCGCCGCGCCACCCGCGCCTCGGCAAGCCCGGCTACTGGAGCTCCATCGAATATGATTACCACTGGCACATCGAGTTGGTGCCGAGGCTGACCCAGATCGCCGGATTCGAGTGGGGAACCGGGTTCCACATCAATCCGACGTCTCCGGAAGACGCCGCGACATTCCTCAGGGAAGCGGGGTCATGA
- a CDS encoding phosphoglucomutase, producing the protein MKAVIMAGGFGTRIQPLTSSIPKPMIPLLNRPIMLHIVELLKKYEITDLVMLLYHQPAVIKNFFRDGTDFGVRITYVTPLQDMGTAGAVKCAEKYLDERFIVISGDLLTDFNLQKVIDFHDEKKALATITLTSVKDPLQFGVVVTDKEKRISQFLEKPGWGEVISDTINTGIYVLEPEIFSHIPAEENYDFSQDLFPKLLEKQQPLFGYTAKGYWRDIGNTDSYREAHHDIFKGKVNVRIDEPKQDLVGKDLRLGSDVNLDEHVTLEGTVVIGDNSQVFESAHIKDTVIGRNCTIEAGVRLSRCVIWDNVYVKRGAKLNDSVLCGNVRVGHGVVMEEGVIVADDTSIGEESYIKRDVKIWPRKVIEAGATVTGNLIWGEKWKKALFEGALIKGLTNMELTPEFVAKLGCAYGTTLPKGSFVLSGRDAYRSCRMLKRSFIGGLLSSGVNVRDLTMVPMPVLRYKLRSFGEVGGIQFRQALDDPASTEIIFLDGDGLDFSSSMGKNVERIFFKENFRRAHHTEPGALTEIPQQVMDFYREGFLNAIGKTPLQKKAFKVVIDFNHSPASQLLPGILTQMGCEVISLNAYVDEERGVKALSDRDQSLSQLSKIVATLEANAGFWLDPTVEGIIMVDETGTVHGEADILLLMVGLALKAGEKGVFAIPVSAPSAIERMAQERGCAVTRTKSADRSMIEAALSSEVVLTGSMDGRFAFPRFQAAFDGMFAIAKAIEMAARSGASISATAAGIPRRAFLQTRVPCVWDMKGGIMRKMSEDSLDKEASFIDGIKVHFGEDWALVLPDQYQPHVHIVAEARDPKAAQKLLTEYQKKVEQWKKELS; encoded by the coding sequence ATGAAAGCCGTGATCATGGCCGGCGGGTTCGGTACCCGCATCCAGCCCCTGACGAGCAGCATTCCAAAACCGATGATCCCCCTTCTCAACCGCCCGATCATGCTTCACATCGTGGAGTTGCTCAAAAAGTACGAGATCACCGACCTGGTCATGCTCCTGTACCATCAGCCGGCGGTCATCAAGAACTTTTTCCGCGACGGCACCGATTTCGGCGTCAGGATCACCTACGTAACCCCGCTCCAGGACATGGGAACCGCCGGAGCCGTCAAGTGCGCCGAGAAATACCTGGACGAGCGGTTCATCGTCATCAGCGGCGACCTCCTCACCGACTTCAACCTCCAGAAAGTCATCGACTTCCATGATGAAAAAAAGGCCCTGGCCACCATCACCCTCACCTCGGTGAAGGATCCGCTCCAGTTCGGCGTGGTCGTTACCGACAAGGAAAAGCGGATCTCCCAGTTCCTGGAGAAACCCGGCTGGGGCGAGGTGATATCCGACACCATCAACACCGGCATCTACGTCCTGGAGCCGGAGATATTCTCCCACATCCCGGCCGAGGAAAACTACGACTTCTCCCAGGACCTCTTTCCGAAGCTGCTGGAGAAGCAGCAGCCCCTGTTCGGCTACACCGCCAAGGGGTACTGGCGGGATATCGGCAATACCGACTCCTACCGTGAGGCCCACCACGACATCTTCAAGGGAAAGGTGAACGTGAGGATCGACGAGCCGAAGCAGGATCTGGTGGGCAAGGACCTGCGGCTCGGCTCCGACGTGAACCTGGACGAGCACGTGACTCTTGAGGGGACGGTGGTCATCGGCGACAACTCCCAGGTATTCGAGAGCGCCCACATCAAGGACACGGTCATCGGGCGCAACTGCACCATCGAGGCGGGGGTGCGGCTCTCCCGCTGCGTGATCTGGGACAATGTCTACGTCAAGCGGGGGGCAAAGCTGAACGACAGCGTCCTCTGCGGCAACGTCCGCGTGGGTCACGGGGTGGTGATGGAGGAGGGGGTCATCGTGGCCGACGACACCTCCATCGGCGAAGAGTCCTACATCAAGCGCGACGTGAAGATCTGGCCGCGCAAGGTGATCGAGGCGGGGGCCACCGTCACCGGCAACCTGATCTGGGGCGAGAAGTGGAAAAAAGCCCTGTTCGAGGGAGCCCTCATCAAGGGGCTAACCAATATGGAACTCACCCCCGAGTTCGTGGCCAAGCTGGGCTGCGCCTACGGCACGACCCTTCCCAAGGGGAGCTTCGTGCTTTCCGGCCGCGACGCCTACCGCTCCTGCCGGATGCTCAAGCGGAGCTTCATCGGCGGCCTTCTCTCCTCCGGGGTAAACGTCCGCGACCTGACCATGGTCCCGATGCCCGTGCTGCGCTACAAGCTCCGCTCCTTCGGGGAGGTGGGCGGCATCCAGTTCCGCCAGGCCCTGGACGACCCCGCCTCCACCGAGATCATCTTCCTGGATGGCGACGGCCTCGACTTCTCCAGCTCCATGGGCAAGAACGTGGAACGGATCTTCTTCAAGGAGAACTTCCGGCGGGCCCACCACACGGAGCCGGGGGCGCTCACGGAGATCCCCCAGCAGGTGATGGATTTCTATCGCGAAGGGTTTCTGAACGCCATCGGCAAGACGCCGCTCCAGAAAAAAGCGTTCAAAGTGGTCATCGACTTCAACCACTCGCCGGCCAGCCAACTTCTCCCCGGCATCCTGACCCAAATGGGGTGCGAGGTGATCAGCCTCAACGCATACGTGGACGAAGAGCGGGGGGTCAAGGCCCTGTCGGATCGGGACCAGAGCCTTTCGCAACTCTCCAAGATCGTCGCCACCCTGGAGGCGAACGCCGGCTTCTGGCTCGACCCCACCGTGGAGGGGATCATCATGGTCGACGAAACCGGGACGGTCCACGGGGAGGCCGACATCCTGCTGCTGATGGTCGGCCTTGCCCTGAAGGCCGGCGAGAAAGGGGTGTTCGCCATACCGGTTTCGGCGCCCTCGGCCATCGAGCGGATGGCCCAGGAACGGGGCTGCGCCGTTACCCGCACCAAGAGCGCCGATCGCTCCATGATCGAGGCGGCCCTCTCCTCGGAGGTCGTGCTGACCGGGTCCATGGACGGCCGCTTTGCCTTCCCCCGGTTCCAGGCCGCCTTCGACGGCATGTTCGCCATTGCCAAAGCCATCGAAATGGCGGCCCGCAGCGGAGCGTCCATCTCGGCAACTGCCGCAGGAATCCCCCGCCGGGCCTTTCTCCAGACCCGGGTTCCCTGCGTCTGGGACATGAAGGGGGGGATCATGCGCAAGATGAGCGAGGACAGCCTCGACAAGGAGGCAAGCTTCATCGACGGGATCAAGGTCCATTTCGGCGAGGACTGGGCCCTGGTCCTCCCCGACCAGTACCAGCCCCACGTCCACATCGTGGCCGAGGCCCGGGACCCCAAGGCCGCCCAGAAACTGCTGACCGAGTACCAGAAAAAAGTGGAGCAGTGGAAGAAGGAGCTGTCATAA
- a CDS encoding poly(A) polymerase gives MTQVKRRIFAFQRILCYESPMSIEPVIIPRANHPISRSLVSPNALRVLYRLRDNGYIAYLVGGCVRDLLLGREPKDFDVATDATPNRVKRIFRNCRLVGRRFRLAHIHFTDEIIEVATFRALSPPEEGEGEPITEETAQRGGDEAERPRPPRHLVSDEGMVLRDNVFGTPGEDALRRDFTVNALAYSIADFSIIDYAGGMEDLKRGMIRTIGDPRVRFTEDPVRMLRAVRFAALLGFTVEEETWQAMLDLAPAITRATAPRLYEEMLKLFLSGEGERAYQLLRQTGLFRHLFPGFDAWLGEETDGFPHARTGSALEWVDSQVGSGEPVSPPLLLALLFGGYLEERSERFMGQGASPLDAVSAAVAAFLGEQAPLVAVPHRIGLAVREILALQQRLRRIPGKRPQAVLARASFAEAMAYLRCRCTVNGEDGTVLAWWERYARDSVMPPVEPSATGGETKKPRRRRRRHSSRKAAPP, from the coding sequence ATGACGCAGGTCAAAAGGCGCATTTTTGCTTTTCAAAGAATTCTGTGTTATGAATCCCCCATGAGCATCGAACCGGTCATCATTCCCCGCGCCAACCACCCCATCTCCCGCTCCCTCGTCAGCCCCAACGCCCTCCGGGTCCTCTACCGTCTCCGGGACAACGGCTACATCGCCTACCTGGTGGGGGGGTGCGTCCGGGATCTGCTGCTGGGGCGCGAGCCCAAGGATTTCGATGTGGCAACCGACGCCACGCCCAACCGGGTCAAGCGCATATTCCGCAACTGCCGGCTGGTGGGGCGCCGCTTCAGGCTCGCCCACATCCACTTTACCGACGAGATCATCGAGGTGGCCACCTTTCGCGCGTTGTCCCCCCCCGAAGAAGGCGAAGGGGAGCCGATTACCGAAGAGACTGCGCAACGCGGTGGAGACGAAGCGGAACGCCCCCGTCCGCCCCGACACCTGGTGAGCGACGAGGGAATGGTCCTGCGGGACAACGTCTTCGGCACCCCGGGCGAGGATGCCCTGCGCCGGGACTTCACCGTCAATGCCCTGGCCTACAGCATCGCCGACTTCTCGATCATCGACTATGCGGGAGGAATGGAAGATCTGAAGCGGGGAATGATCCGCACCATCGGCGACCCGCGGGTCCGCTTCACCGAGGACCCGGTCCGGATGCTCCGGGCGGTCCGGTTCGCCGCCCTGCTCGGGTTCACCGTGGAGGAGGAGACCTGGCAGGCGATGCTCGATCTGGCACCGGCAATCACCCGGGCCACGGCGCCCCGGCTCTACGAGGAGATGCTCAAGCTCTTCCTGTCCGGGGAAGGTGAGCGGGCCTACCAGCTCTTGCGGCAGACCGGCCTCTTCAGGCACCTCTTCCCCGGCTTCGACGCGTGGCTCGGCGAGGAAACCGACGGGTTCCCCCATGCCCGGACCGGCAGCGCCCTTGAATGGGTGGACTCACAGGTGGGCAGCGGCGAGCCGGTATCGCCGCCGCTCCTCCTCGCGCTCCTCTTTGGCGGGTACCTGGAAGAACGGTCCGAACGCTTCATGGGCCAGGGGGCTTCCCCCCTGGACGCGGTGAGTGCCGCAGTGGCGGCCTTTCTGGGGGAGCAGGCGCCGCTGGTGGCAGTGCCGCACCGGATCGGGCTTGCCGTGCGGGAGATCCTCGCCCTCCAGCAGCGGCTGCGCAGGATTCCCGGCAAGCGCCCCCAGGCGGTCCTGGCCCGGGCCAGCTTTGCCGAGGCCATGGCCTACCTCCGCTGCCGCTGCACCGTGAACGGCGAAGACGGGACGGTGCTCGCGTGGTGGGAGCGCTACGCCCGCGACAGCGTCATGCCTCCCGTGGAACCGTCCGCAACGGGAGGCGAGACAAAGAAACCGCGCCGGCGTCGCCGGCGGCACAGCTCCAGGAAGGCGGCACCGCCGTAG
- a CDS encoding histidine kinase: MEWKCCWNKSVIEPTDCPNIGEGEEILFSSLQRRVIEKCVDCPLFADDLKTLRESGHPLAAVLPLVVAELQEQRSRLQSMVGFLDSKDREIKFLHEISLVLQTSVDLDEVLSVVMTAITAGKGFGMNRAFLLLTDKERKHLRGYLGVGPRNYGEAWSIWEEISRDDFTLKEMAKNFYQTKFTSEKQKFHDILENLTVPLAEHDHILVRALREKKPLLVENAFHNPGCDYSLTQTLGVDTFLITPLVSRNRRIGVIISDNCVTNKPITPQDVQSLETFAFPVAFAIERASLYERLQEELLKVTAANVKLKEQQELIVRMERMALVGKITSSIAHSIRNPLMIIGGFARTLLKGTDEGDPRRQYLESIVREARQLDEVLDEVLSYSDSLYPTLDSWDVNQLVSTGCRELDSRLQERRIACRLRLDAELPAARIDYKQVSFCLRSILTSGMDRMPDGGEIVIETRLEGEWIVVEVRDTGRPASASGMDASSSFAPPRELGGGLGPEVCKTIMEKHGNILIIETPPEGGARYLLKLPVNREEEPHGTTVGG; encoded by the coding sequence GTGGAGTGGAAGTGCTGCTGGAACAAAAGCGTTATCGAGCCGACCGATTGCCCGAACATCGGCGAGGGCGAAGAGATCCTCTTCTCGTCCCTGCAGCGCAGGGTAATCGAAAAGTGCGTGGATTGCCCCCTGTTCGCCGACGACCTGAAGACACTGCGCGAATCGGGCCACCCCCTGGCGGCAGTGCTCCCCCTTGTGGTGGCGGAGCTCCAGGAACAGCGGAGCCGGCTCCAGTCCATGGTCGGTTTCCTGGACAGTAAGGACCGGGAAATCAAGTTCTTGCACGAAATCAGCCTCGTGCTCCAGACCTCGGTGGATCTGGATGAAGTGCTGTCGGTGGTCATGACCGCCATCACCGCCGGCAAGGGGTTCGGCATGAATCGGGCCTTCCTGCTGCTGACCGACAAGGAGCGCAAGCACCTGCGGGGCTACCTGGGGGTCGGGCCACGGAACTACGGCGAGGCGTGGTCCATCTGGGAGGAGATCAGCCGCGACGACTTCACCCTCAAGGAGATGGCGAAGAACTTCTACCAGACCAAATTCACCAGCGAGAAACAGAAGTTTCACGACATCCTGGAGAATCTGACCGTTCCCCTGGCTGAACACGATCACATCCTGGTCCGTGCACTGCGGGAGAAGAAACCGCTCCTGGTGGAGAACGCCTTCCACAACCCCGGCTGCGACTATTCCCTGACCCAGACCCTGGGGGTCGACACCTTCCTCATCACGCCGCTGGTTTCGCGCAACCGGCGGATCGGGGTGATCATTTCCGACAACTGCGTGACCAATAAGCCGATTACCCCCCAGGATGTCCAGTCCCTCGAAACCTTTGCCTTCCCCGTTGCCTTTGCCATCGAGCGGGCTTCCCTGTACGAGCGGCTCCAGGAGGAACTGCTCAAGGTGACGGCAGCCAACGTCAAGCTCAAGGAGCAGCAGGAGCTCATAGTCCGGATGGAACGGATGGCACTCGTGGGCAAGATCACGTCGAGCATCGCCCACTCCATCCGCAATCCCCTCATGATCATCGGCGGTTTCGCCCGCACGCTCCTCAAGGGAACCGACGAGGGAGATCCACGGCGCCAGTACCTGGAATCCATCGTCCGCGAGGCCCGGCAGTTGGACGAGGTGCTGGACGAGGTGCTCAGCTACTCGGATTCCCTCTACCCCACCCTCGATTCATGGGACGTGAACCAGCTGGTAAGCACCGGATGCCGGGAGCTGGACAGCCGCCTCCAGGAACGCCGGATTGCCTGCCGGCTCCGCCTGGATGCCGAGCTGCCGGCCGCCCGCATCGATTACAAGCAGGTTTCCTTCTGCCTCCGCTCAATCCTGACCTCCGGCATGGACCGGATGCCCGACGGTGGCGAGATAGTCATCGAAACCAGGCTGGAAGGCGAGTGGATCGTGGTCGAGGTGCGGGACACGGGCCGGCCCGCCTCTGCGAGCGGGATGGACGCATCTTCTTCCTTTGCCCCGCCCCGGGAGCTGGGAGGAGGTCTTGGCCCGGAAGTCTGCAAAACTATCATGGAGAAACACGGCAACATCCTCATCATTGAAACCCCTCCCGAGGGAGGGGCTCGCTATCTGCTCAAACTACCCGTAAACAGGGAGGAGGAACCCCATGGCACGACTGTTGGTGGTTGA